A part of bacterium genomic DNA contains:
- a CDS encoding D-tyrosyl-tRNA(Tyr) deacylase codes for MRAVAQRVSRASVTVDGETVGQMEDGVLALVGVAHEDREEDARLLAEKLVHLRILPDSEGRMNRSLLEAGEMLGVVSQFTLMGDCRKGRRPGWADAAPPEQAEPLIELLVSHARQLGAPVTTGRFRAKMSVELCNEGPVTLLLDTRKQF; via the coding sequence GTGAGAGCCGTCGCCCAGCGCGTGAGCCGAGCGTCGGTGACGGTCGATGGCGAGACGGTTGGCCAGATGGAGGACGGTGTTCTGGCGTTGGTGGGAGTGGCGCACGAGGACCGGGAGGAAGACGCGCGCCTACTCGCCGAGAAACTCGTCCACCTGCGAATCCTGCCCGATTCCGAGGGGCGAATGAACCGGTCGCTCCTCGAAGCTGGAGAGATGCTCGGCGTCGTGTCGCAGTTCACTCTTATGGGCGACTGCCGCAAGGGACGCCGCCCCGGGTGGGCCGACGCGGCGCCGCCCGAGCAGGCCGAACCCCTGATCGAACTGCTCGTGAGTCACGCTCGTCAGCTCGGTGCACCTGTGACCACCGGACGCTTTCGCGCGAAGATGAGTGTCGAGTTGTGTAATGAAGGTCCTGTGACGTTGCTGCTCGACACACGCAAGCAGTTTTAG
- a CDS encoding glycerophosphodiester phosphodiesterase — protein sequence MHPYFDSSRPHLFGHRGASGEAPENTLPAFERAWSEGVPYLEMDCHASSDGEILIFHDADLARTSDGEGPLKEHSFAELQRLDAGYHFSPDAGRTHPFRAAGVRIPKLSQVLDAFPEARINLEIKQEEPEIAEEVVRLLVRAGALDRTLLAAEEESIMERLRKLDPGTALGSSLADCIAFVQAAAEDRMDSFQPRGDALQIPATALGKPLVTKELVAAAHHHGLLVHVWTINDPAEMKKLLALGVDGLMSDFPGRLIETVG from the coding sequence ATGCATCCCTACTTCGATTCCTCCCGACCCCACCTCTTCGGTCATCGCGGCGCGAGTGGCGAGGCACCCGAAAACACCCTGCCCGCTTTCGAGCGCGCCTGGAGTGAGGGTGTTCCGTATCTCGAGATGGATTGTCATGCCAGCAGCGACGGCGAAATACTGATCTTTCACGACGCGGACCTGGCGCGAACCAGCGACGGCGAAGGCCCACTGAAAGAGCACAGCTTCGCGGAATTGCAGCGCCTCGATGCGGGCTACCACTTTTCCCCGGATGCGGGTCGAACTCACCCCTTTCGGGCTGCGGGTGTGCGCATTCCGAAGCTGAGCCAGGTACTCGACGCGTTTCCCGAGGCGCGTATCAATCTGGAGATCAAACAGGAGGAGCCGGAGATCGCCGAAGAAGTCGTGCGTCTGCTCGTGCGCGCGGGCGCTCTGGATCGCACTCTGCTCGCAGCCGAAGAAGAGTCGATCATGGAGAGGCTCCGCAAGCTGGATCCGGGCACGGCCCTGGGCTCTTCCCTGGCGGACTGTATCGCCTTCGTGCAGGCGGCCGCAGAAGATCGCATGGACAGCTTCCAACCGCGGGGCGATGCCTTGCAGATTCCGGCCACGGCCTTGGGAAAACCACTGGTAACCAAAGAACTGGTCGCAGCCGCCCACCACCATGGCCTTCTGGTCCATGTCTGGACGATCAACGATCCGGCCGAAATGAAAAAGCTGCTTGCGCTGGGCGTCGACGGCTTGATGTCGGACTTTCCCGGGCGATTGATCGAAACGGTCGGCTGA
- the dcd gene encoding dCTP deaminase codes for MSVLTRDSIIRELESGRLRVEPLGRDQIGPASIDLHLGSELRVLRLHQNGPVQVTDDGESEPETEVIPFERPYVLDPGHTVHGVTLERIFLPPDICGWLEGRSRIARLGLTVHVTSGFVHPGVANHQVLEMSNVSSAQLAIHPGIRICQIVLQRCEGEAVYSGKFADQDSP; via the coding sequence ATGAGTGTCTTGACCAGGGATTCGATCATCCGCGAACTCGAGAGCGGGCGACTGCGGGTGGAACCCCTTGGCCGCGATCAGATCGGCCCCGCCTCCATCGATCTGCATCTGGGCTCCGAGTTGAGGGTGCTCCGATTGCACCAAAACGGCCCCGTACAGGTCACGGACGACGGCGAGTCCGAACCCGAGACTGAAGTCATCCCGTTCGAGCGTCCATATGTTCTGGATCCGGGGCACACGGTTCACGGCGTCACACTCGAACGGATCTTTCTCCCACCGGATATCTGCGGCTGGCTGGAAGGGCGCAGTCGCATCGCACGACTGGGTCTCACGGTTCACGTCACGTCCGGATTCGTGCATCCGGGTGTTGCGAATCACCAGGTGCTCGAGATGAGCAATGTCTCGAGCGCACAACTCGCCATCCATCCGGGGATCCGGATCTGCCAGATCGTGTTGCAGCGCTGTGAGGGGGAAGCCGTCTATTCGGGCAAGTTCGCTGATCAGGATTCCCCGTGA